Proteins found in one Lepeophtheirus salmonis chromosome 9, UVic_Lsal_1.4, whole genome shotgun sequence genomic segment:
- the LOC121124554 gene encoding uncharacterized protein, translating to MQAFTRLTNEIPSLHLAKTKCKDSFSSVAFYSKVNLKKKLRSKSAKFSSLIDFDHDLGENPKEPYEGPILYDSPLHPDEPSSLLNLNEDNLSEYESFFFNDGLLRRKCVYALLAKMEDVYRRTPVLVDVNLAEDTILNVCGDIHGQYNDLLKILRIKGPPSSTNYYLFNGDIVDKGPKSLECILLLFIYKYVYPNYIFINRGNHESSALNSRHGFQKEISHKYGDLFMFEHFGEIFRWLPLVHLVETRIFIVHGGISPNATVNDIRCIKKPVEPQDNRIVADLLWSDPVLKSGVSTSTRGMGHFFGPDVTRSFLKQNSLLCVVRSHAEIKAGCGSSHDGCYTVFSAPNLDKGIMGGVLEISGGRYLDLSGNVFTQCTKAEVKQILSMKASELYQKYKNEEVEIEEEMEVKMGKGGIGIELHCTENKT from the exons ATGCAGGCCTTCACCCGCCTCACCAACGAAATCCCCTCTCTTCACCTCGCCAAAACTAAATGCAAAGACTCATTTTCATCCGTAGCATTCTACAGCAAAGTCAACCTAAAAAAAAAGCTCCGCTCTAAGTCTGCCAAATTCTCAAGCCTCATAGACTTTGATCATGATTTAGGAGAGAACCCCAAGGAGCCCTATGAAGGACCCATCCTGTATGACTCTCCCTTACATCCGGATGAGCCTAGCAGTCTTCTTAACTTGAATGAGGATAATCTATCGGAATATGAAagcttcttttttaatgatGGACTTCTTCGAAGAAAATGTGTCTATGCTCTCTTGGCCAAGATGGAGGATGTATATAGGCGAACCCCCGTTTTAGTGGATGTCAATCTTGCTGAGGACACGATACTCAATGTCTGTGGGGACATCCATGGGCAGTACAACGATTTGTTAAAGATACTCCGGATTAAAG GTCCACCTTCCTCCACAAACTACTACTTATTCAATGGTGACATTGTGGACAAGGGTCCCAAGTCCCTGGAgtgtattcttcttctttttatttacaaatacgtGTATCCaaactacatttttataaatcgagGGAATCACGAATCCTCAGCTCTCAATTCCCGCCACGGATTTCAAAAGGAAATCAGTCATAAATATGGAGATTTATTCATGTTTGAGCATTTCGGTGAGATCTTTCGGTGGTTACCCCTGGTGCACCTCGTAGAAACTCGTATATTTATCGTTCATGGAGGGATTTCCCCCAATGCGACTGTGAACGACATTCGTTGTATCAA AAAACCCGTAGAGCCACAAGATAATCGAATTGTGGCGGATCTGCTTTGGTCTGACCCTGTACTTAAGTCAGGAGTTAGCACTTCAACCCGTGGTATGGGGCATTTCTTTGGACCAGATGTAACTCGTTCCTTTCTAA AGCAGAACAGTCTTTTATGCGTTGTGCGAAGTCATGCAGAAATCAAAGCAGGCTGCGGTTCGTCTCATGATGGATGCTACACTGTTTTCTCTGCTCCAAATCTGGACAAGGGGATCATGGGCGGTGTGCTAGAGATCTCCGGAGGTCGGTATTTGGACTTGAGTGGGAATGTATTCACACAATGCACAAAGGCAGAGGTTAAGCAAATCCTGAGTATGAAGGCCTCAGAACTCTATCAAAAGTACAAGAATGAGGAGGTGGAAATTGAGGAGGAAATGGAAGTCAAGATGGGAAAGGGTGGGATCGGGATTGAGCTCCATTGTACGGAGAACAAAACTTAA